From Solibacillus isronensis, the proteins below share one genomic window:
- a CDS encoding tyrosine-protein phosphatase translates to MIDIHSHILFGVDDGPGDLYETLSMLQKAVDEGITEIISTSHSFHPQYNVTAKQVTEQMAVLQEQLQLNNIPLKIHPGQEVRLVENIVSLVEAKEALTLANSNYLLLELPSSTIPKYTKELIITLQAKGITPIIAHPERNKTIAERPYKLEELVREGARAQITGGSLAGHFGKNIQKLSLDLVKANLVHTYGSDVHNLTTRPFLFDEGLIYLEKKKQLDAVDMLLENNARIIENKNFILYEPQEISSKKWWSIF, encoded by the coding sequence TTGATAGATATACATAGCCATATATTGTTTGGAGTCGATGACGGACCCGGAGATTTATATGAAACACTAAGTATGCTACAAAAAGCCGTAGACGAAGGCATTACAGAAATCATTTCAACTTCACATAGTTTTCATCCACAATACAATGTTACAGCTAAACAAGTAACCGAGCAGATGGCTGTTTTACAGGAACAGCTTCAGCTCAATAATATTCCATTAAAAATCCATCCAGGTCAAGAAGTCCGTTTAGTCGAAAACATTGTCTCTTTAGTAGAGGCTAAGGAAGCTTTGACTCTCGCAAACTCCAATTATTTGCTGCTTGAACTACCATCCAGCACAATACCGAAATATACAAAAGAACTGATTATCACCCTTCAAGCGAAGGGGATTACGCCGATAATTGCACATCCCGAACGGAATAAAACAATTGCCGAACGACCATATAAGCTGGAAGAGCTAGTAAGGGAAGGCGCAAGGGCACAAATTACTGGCGGAAGTCTTGCGGGGCATTTCGGAAAAAACATTCAAAAGCTATCGCTAGATTTAGTGAAAGCGAATCTGGTCCATACGTATGGTTCAGATGTGCATAACTTGACAACTCGCCCATTTTTATTTGATGAAGGGCTTATATATTTGGAAAAAAAGAAACAGTTAGATGCAGTGGATATGCTTTTAGAAAATAATGCAAGGATCATTGAAAATAAGAATTTTATCTTATATGAACCTCAGGAAATAAGTTCTAAAAAATGGTGGTCTATTTTCTGA
- a CDS encoding CpsD/CapB family tyrosine-protein kinase: protein MFNKFKRKKSQPTTLARKLITDSNPKSIVSEQFKTVRTNINFSMPDKDLKTLVVTSSTPGEGKSTNASNIAVVYAQSGKKVLLVDGDMRKPTTHHTFGVRNASGLSTVLIRQHTVEEVVNETQIEGLSLITSGPIPPNPAELIASKTMDQFIEAVKEKYDMVIFDAPPVLSVTDAQILSNKCEGTILVINSGKAEKDNVIKAKEMLLASKANIIGAVLNNYAIDKNHYYYQYYGAVE, encoded by the coding sequence ATGTTCAACAAGTTTAAACGCAAAAAATCACAGCCAACTACATTAGCGAGAAAGCTTATAACCGATTCTAATCCTAAATCGATTGTATCAGAGCAATTTAAAACAGTTCGTACGAATATTAACTTCTCGATGCCGGACAAAGATTTAAAAACACTTGTCGTCACGTCATCCACACCGGGAGAGGGAAAGTCGACAAATGCTTCGAATATTGCTGTTGTATATGCACAATCCGGGAAGAAAGTGCTCTTAGTTGACGGGGATATGCGTAAACCGACTACTCATCATACATTTGGAGTAAGAAATGCCAGTGGTTTATCAACGGTTTTAATACGCCAGCATACGGTCGAGGAAGTAGTAAATGAAACGCAGATCGAAGGCCTTTCACTAATAACGAGCGGTCCGATTCCGCCAAATCCTGCTGAACTGATAGCTTCAAAAACGATGGACCAGTTTATTGAAGCGGTTAAAGAAAAATACGATATGGTCATTTTCGATGCACCGCCTGTATTATCTGTAACGGATGCGCAAATTCTATCGAATAAATGCGAAGGTACGATATTAGTTATCAATTCAGGAAAAGCAGAGAAAGATAATGTGATAAAAGCGAAAGAAATGCTGCTAGCTTCAAAAGCAAACATTATCGGAGCGGTATTGAATAATTACGCAATCGATAAAAATCACTATTATTATCAATATTACGGGGCTGTAGAATAA
- a CDS encoding polysaccharide biosynthesis protein, which yields MNYRRRYAVFFILDSIIVLTAIYISYWLLHPTVSVYTNKTLFISAITLLIAHHIVANIYKLYSRIWAVASIRELIIIGVAVTISVVMAMIMQQLINGDIYFRVLMITWLLHIIMIGGSRFLLRLLHEKRKIKFDGEAIRVLIVGAGQAGTILARNISRNEFTEYQIVGFVDDDPNKKYLTLVDYRVLGTTSEIEKIVESKGVQEIILAVPSLPKSEMKALFERCSTTSASVKIMPKIEDVLTGKVTVNDMQEVNIEDLLGRDEVKLDMLAISEGITDKVILVTGAGGSIGSEICRQVMKFQPKKLLLLGHGENSIYLIHMELTEQYKDLDIEIMPIIADVQDRDRIFEVIQNYKPNAIYHAAAHKHVPLMEANPLEAIKNNVFGTKNVADAAHKAGVDRFVLVSTDKAVNPPNVMGSTKRIAEMVVQNLATQSKTTFAAVRFGNVLGSRGSVVPRFKAQIAAGGPVTVTHPEMTRYFMTIPEASRLVLQAGALARGGEVFVLDMGEPVYITDLAKNLIRLSGFKEDEISIEYSGIRPGEKMYEELLSPNEIQEEHVYPKIHVGKANCMSPKQLAMFLSELEQQDNPQLKEKVIAVANGHWEVITDLHMDVAATE from the coding sequence ATGAACTATCGTAGAAGATACGCAGTATTTTTTATACTCGATTCTATCATTGTATTAACGGCGATATATATTAGTTATTGGCTGCTGCACCCGACAGTTAGTGTATATACGAACAAAACATTATTTATCAGTGCGATTACGCTACTAATCGCACATCATATTGTCGCTAATATTTATAAGCTATACAGTCGTATCTGGGCGGTTGCCTCAATTAGAGAACTGATCATTATCGGAGTTGCTGTAACAATTTCCGTAGTGATGGCGATGATTATGCAGCAGCTCATTAATGGAGACATTTATTTCCGTGTACTGATGATCACATGGCTGCTCCATATTATTATGATCGGCGGTTCTCGCTTTTTATTAAGGCTTTTACACGAAAAAAGAAAAATAAAATTTGATGGTGAAGCAATTCGTGTGTTAATCGTAGGTGCCGGCCAGGCCGGTACGATTCTTGCACGCAATATTAGCCGCAATGAATTTACTGAATATCAAATTGTCGGTTTTGTTGATGATGATCCAAATAAAAAATATTTAACATTAGTAGATTACCGAGTACTAGGTACCACAAGTGAAATTGAAAAAATTGTTGAAAGTAAAGGTGTTCAAGAAATTATTTTAGCTGTTCCATCTTTACCTAAAAGTGAAATGAAAGCACTGTTCGAGCGCTGTTCAACTACTAGTGCAAGCGTAAAAATTATGCCGAAAATTGAAGATGTACTGACAGGTAAAGTGACAGTGAACGACATGCAGGAAGTCAATATTGAAGACCTGCTTGGCCGTGATGAAGTGAAGCTCGACATGTTAGCAATTTCTGAAGGAATTACCGATAAAGTTATCTTAGTAACTGGTGCAGGTGGTTCGATTGGATCGGAAATTTGCCGACAAGTGATGAAATTCCAACCGAAAAAATTATTATTACTTGGTCATGGGGAAAATTCCATTTATTTAATTCACATGGAGCTAACGGAACAATATAAAGATTTAGATATTGAGATAATGCCTATTATTGCTGATGTACAAGATAGAGATCGCATTTTTGAAGTAATTCAAAACTATAAACCTAATGCAATTTATCATGCGGCAGCGCATAAACATGTTCCGCTCATGGAAGCCAATCCATTGGAAGCGATAAAAAATAATGTGTTCGGTACTAAAAATGTTGCGGATGCTGCACATAAAGCCGGTGTCGACCGCTTTGTATTGGTGTCAACAGATAAAGCTGTTAATCCACCGAATGTAATGGGGTCTACAAAACGAATCGCAGAAATGGTTGTTCAAAACTTGGCTACACAAAGTAAGACGACATTCGCAGCAGTAAGGTTCGGAAATGTTTTAGGATCACGCGGTTCAGTAGTACCTCGCTTTAAAGCACAAATTGCTGCAGGCGGCCCGGTTACCGTAACGCATCCGGAGATGACACGTTATTTCATGACAATACCAGAAGCAAGCCGCCTAGTATTACAGGCAGGGGCCTTGGCCCGCGGTGGGGAAGTGTTTGTACTTGATATGGGTGAACCTGTATACATTACAGATTTGGCGAAAAATTTGATTCGATTATCCGGGTTTAAAGAAGATGAAATCAGCATCGAATATTCAGGTATCCGACCAGGTGAAAAAATGTATGAGGAACTGCTTAGTCCAAATGAAATACAAGAAGAGCATGTATATCCGAAAATTCATGTTGGGAAGGCAAACTGTATGTCGCCAAAGCAACTGGCAATGTTTTTATCAGAGCTTGAACAGCAGGATAATCCCCAATTAAAAGAAAAAGTAATTGCTGTAGCAAATGGCCATTGGGAAGTAATTACTGATTTGCATATGGATGTAGCTGCAACTGAATAA
- the galU gene encoding UTP--glucose-1-phosphate uridylyltransferase GalU — protein sequence MKKVKKAIIPAAGLGTRFLPATKAMPKEMLPIVDRPTIEYIVEEAIASGIEDIIIVTGKGKRAIEDHFDRNFELEENLISKGKLDILEKINQSSKVEIHYIRQKEPKGLGHAVWCARNFIGDEPFAVLLGDDIVSADKPCTKQLIEQYNTTGSSVIGVQTVSDEETKRYGIIDPISSKGRCYEVSNFVEKPAQGTAPSNLAIMGRYVLTPEIFEFLETQETGAGGEIQLTDAIQKLNESQKVYAYDFDGVRYDVGEKLGFITTTIEFALQNEEIKADLLEYLEEIVKKSNVKS from the coding sequence ATGAAAAAAGTGAAAAAAGCAATTATACCAGCAGCCGGACTTGGAACACGTTTTTTACCAGCTACAAAAGCAATGCCAAAAGAAATGCTGCCGATTGTCGATAGACCGACTATTGAATACATCGTCGAAGAAGCAATCGCATCAGGTATTGAAGATATTATCATCGTAACAGGTAAAGGTAAAAGAGCAATTGAAGATCATTTTGACCGTAATTTTGAATTAGAAGAAAATCTAATTAGCAAAGGTAAACTGGATATTCTGGAGAAAATTAATCAATCTTCAAAAGTAGAAATCCATTATATCCGTCAGAAAGAACCAAAAGGATTAGGTCATGCAGTATGGTGTGCACGAAACTTTATCGGGGACGAGCCGTTTGCTGTCTTACTAGGTGATGATATTGTAAGTGCGGATAAACCGTGTACAAAACAGTTAATCGAACAGTATAATACAACAGGTTCTTCAGTAATCGGTGTTCAAACAGTGTCAGATGAAGAAACAAAACGCTACGGGATTATTGATCCGATTTCTTCAAAAGGCAGATGCTATGAAGTGAGCAATTTTGTTGAAAAACCGGCTCAAGGTACTGCACCATCAAATTTGGCAATTATGGGCCGCTATGTATTAACACCTGAAATTTTTGAATTTTTAGAAACGCAAGAAACTGGTGCGGGTGGAGAGATTCAACTGACCGATGCCATTCAAAAACTGAATGAAAGCCAAAAAGTTTATGCGTATGATTTCGACGGTGTACGCTATGATGTCGGGGAGAAGTTAGGGTTTATTACGACAACGATTGAGTTTGCCTTACAGAATGAAGAAATCAAGGCTGATTTATTAGAATATCTAGAAGAGATAGTGAAAAAGAGTAATGTAAAAAGTTAA
- a CDS encoding YveK family protein gives MEETISLQDIFKTLKKRAALILSLTIFAGIVAAIVSYFLLTPIYQANTQVLVNQKKEDMTQQMTSQDIQSNLQLINTYNEIIKSPAILSIVVENLDLPLTPGQLASKISVTNANNSQVLNVSVQDENYNVAADMANQVVEVFKEEVPKLMNIDNVNILAPAQYSDNPTPIKPNKMLNVAIALVIGLMVGVGLAFLLEYLDTTVKTEQDVEEIIGLPIIGVISIINPEEMRKEEARRASRHRKQKKTLIDRKVRV, from the coding sequence TTGGAAGAGACAATAAGCTTACAAGATATATTCAAGACATTAAAAAAGCGGGCTGCTCTTATTCTTTCGCTTACTATTTTTGCAGGGATTGTAGCAGCAATTGTTAGCTACTTTTTACTGACGCCTATTTATCAGGCAAACACACAAGTACTGGTCAATCAAAAAAAAGAAGACATGACACAGCAAATGACATCACAAGATATTCAATCCAACTTACAATTAATTAATACATACAATGAAATTATTAAAAGTCCAGCGATTTTATCCATTGTAGTAGAAAACTTGGACTTGCCGTTAACTCCTGGACAATTGGCTTCAAAGATTTCAGTAACAAATGCGAATAACTCGCAAGTATTAAATGTAAGTGTACAGGATGAAAACTATAATGTGGCAGCCGATATGGCCAACCAGGTTGTAGAAGTATTTAAAGAAGAAGTTCCAAAACTGATGAATATCGATAACGTTAATATACTGGCTCCAGCACAATATTCGGATAATCCGACACCGATCAAGCCAAATAAAATGCTGAATGTCGCGATTGCACTTGTAATTGGATTAATGGTAGGGGTAGGTTTAGCCTTTTTACTAGAATACCTTGATACAACAGTGAAAACAGAACAAGACGTGGAAGAAATAATAGGATTGCCAATTATTGGGGTTATTAGTATAATAAATCCAGAAGAAATGCGAAAAGAGGAAGCAAGAAGAGCTTCTAGACACCGAAAACAAAAAAAAACATTAATTGACCGAAAAGTGAGGGTGTGA